A region from the Planctomycetota bacterium genome encodes:
- the glmS gene encoding glutamine--fructose-6-phosphate transaminase (isomerizing) → MCGIVGYLGQKQAYPILIAGLKRLEYRGYDSAGIALQQGDDGRLLVVKTKGRISALEALMEGKDTRGRLGISHTRWATHGAPNDVNAHPHTDASGKLAVVHNGIIENWSALRQALEAEGVEFRSETDTEVLAHLFARCYEGDLEKAVQAGLAEVRGAYGIAVIHADEPDVLVAARKGSPLIVGVGDGEYVVASDASAIIEHTTRVIYLEDNEMATIRPEGMTTSTVDAVPTHKEICRIEWTLEQIGKKGYPHFMLKEIMEQPESLADTMRGRLEAEAGEVHLGGIRDVSRQLTHARRVILAACGTAWHAGLVGEYLFEDLVRIPTEVDYASEFRYRNPIIDDGTAVIAISQSGETADTVAAVREAKLKGALALGIVNVVGSTIARETDAGVYLHAGPEIGVASTKAFTSQLVVLVMMAVYMGRRRHLAPYQAAEMIRGLQAMPEQVRHVLRL, encoded by the coding sequence ATGTGCGGAATCGTCGGATACCTCGGCCAGAAGCAGGCGTACCCGATTCTGATTGCGGGCCTGAAGCGGCTGGAGTACCGGGGCTACGACTCGGCGGGCATCGCGCTTCAGCAGGGCGACGACGGGCGCCTGCTGGTGGTGAAGACGAAGGGTCGGATCAGCGCGCTGGAGGCGCTGATGGAGGGGAAGGACACGCGCGGGCGTCTGGGGATTTCGCACACGCGGTGGGCGACGCACGGGGCGCCGAACGACGTCAACGCGCATCCGCACACGGACGCGTCGGGGAAGTTGGCGGTGGTGCATAACGGGATCATCGAGAATTGGTCGGCGCTCAGGCAGGCGTTGGAGGCGGAGGGGGTCGAGTTCAGGAGCGAGACGGACACGGAGGTGCTGGCGCACCTTTTTGCGCGGTGTTACGAAGGGGACCTGGAGAAGGCGGTGCAGGCGGGCCTGGCGGAGGTTCGGGGGGCGTACGGCATCGCGGTGATCCACGCCGACGAGCCGGACGTCCTGGTGGCCGCGCGGAAAGGGTCGCCGCTGATCGTGGGCGTCGGCGATGGGGAGTACGTGGTGGCGAGCGACGCCTCGGCGATCATCGAGCACACGACGCGCGTAATCTATCTAGAAGACAATGAAATGGCGACTATCCGTCCGGAGGGGATGACGACCTCGACGGTGGATGCCGTGCCGACCCACAAGGAAATCTGCCGCATCGAGTGGACGCTGGAGCAGATCGGGAAAAAGGGTTACCCGCACTTCATGCTGAAGGAGATCATGGAGCAGCCGGAGAGCCTGGCGGACACGATGCGCGGGCGTCTGGAGGCGGAGGCAGGCGAGGTGCACCTGGGGGGGATCCGGGACGTGTCGAGGCAGTTGACGCACGCGCGGCGGGTGATTCTGGCGGCGTGCGGGACAGCGTGGCACGCGGGCCTCGTGGGGGAGTACCTCTTTGAGGACCTCGTGCGGATTCCGACGGAGGTGGACTACGCGAGCGAGTTCCGGTACCGCAACCCCATCATCGACGACGGGACGGCGGTGATTGCGATCAGCCAGAGCGGGGAGACGGCCGACACGGTGGCGGCGGTGCGCGAGGCGAAGTTGAAGGGGGCGCTGGCGCTGGGGATCGTGAACGTGGTCGGCTCGACGATCGCGCGCGAGACCGACGCGGGCGTATATCTGCACGCGGGGCCGGAGATCGGCGTCGCGTCGACCAAGGCGTTCACGAGCCAGTTGGTCGTGCTCGTGATGATGGCGGTGTACATGGGCCGGCGCCGGCACCTGGCGCCGTACCAGGCGGCGGAGATGATCCGCGGGCTGCAGGCGATGCCGGAACAGGTTCGGCACGTGCTCCGACTGGA